A section of the Oncorhynchus keta strain PuntledgeMale-10-30-2019 chromosome 15, Oket_V2, whole genome shotgun sequence genome encodes:
- the LOC118395098 gene encoding growth/differentiation factor 15, whose translation MRNIHQICFGTELYSTRTQLKLYRQLLDGSKAAEPTIRDEVHVKIYETKPLNSSLLIHTETLVQTVAARTGDLTLDIRTVVGKWSGRSDGHSLVVEVELALEEGTDPKRTPQMVLEVDLVEPRSVGRRRRTRSNKEDNCDEDGSCCRKSINVSFKEIGWSDWVVAPTGYNMHFCDGSCPHNYKPASMHAQAKSRLHHINKGATPHPCCVPAAYEPVILMHYDSWGKLKLTPFNDLIVSKCHCT comes from the coding sequence ATGAGGAACATCCATCAGATATGCTTTGGTACAGAGCTGTATTCCACAAGAACCCAGCTGAAGCtctacagacagctgttggatGGCTCTAAAGCTGCCGAGCCCACAATTAGGGATGAGGTTCATGTGAAGATCTATGAGACGAAACCACTGAACTCTTCTCTATTGATTCACACAGAGACCCTTGTTCAGACGGTCGCTGCAAGAACTGGTGATTTGACTTTGGACATCAGAACTGTGGTTGGTAAGTGGAGTGGGAGGTCGGACGGCCACTCTCTGGTTGTGGAAGTAGAACTGGCCTTAGAAGAGGGAACTGATCCCAAGAGGACTCCTCAGATGGTCCTGGAGGTAGACCTTGTAGAACCTAGATCAGTAGGCAGAAGAAGACGGACTCGCTCCAACAAAGAGGACAACTGTGACGAAGACGGTAGCTGCTGCCGAAAATCCATCAATGTGTCCTTCAAGGAGATTGGCTGGTCAGACTGGGTCGTGGCCCCCACTGGTTACAACATGCATTTCTGCGACGGCTCCTGTCCACACAACTACAAGCCAGCCAGCATGCACGCGCAGGCAAAGTCTCGTCTTCACCACATCAACAAGGGAGCAACACCTCACCCCTGTTGTGTGCCGGCAGCCTACGAGCCTGTGATCCTCATGCACTATGACAGTTGGGGAAAGTTGAAGCTCACACCCTTCAATGACTTGATTGTCAGCAAATGCCACTGTACTTGA